The proteins below come from a single Cricetulus griseus strain 17A/GY chromosome 6, alternate assembly CriGri-PICRH-1.0, whole genome shotgun sequence genomic window:
- the LOC103163672 gene encoding natural cytotoxicity triggering receptor 3 ligand 1 isoform X2 gives MTSQSCQRGPESAHMPHKGPCHTILCSPGSSLCGSSLGPPKKPGGHSNPAKSSTVVSSWVAGCQAGLLGLLLLLLWCMSMAGGLEVKTAEETQIVFLHANVTVPCEIPGSPHLDIKTVGIIWSFKNVWNESEVPIYELYGNHLKVLRPGANVSLLGLERGDASLHLPRIKLSEAGEYRCKLVVTPEHAEGMTRVDVVADPAIEFFVIPATERIGERLICKLDGFYPEAFDIKWERHSLKDSHFQVITEGVITGPTVRNDDGTFSVTSSLALKPAPGDHGIIYYCVVSHRSLLVPKKLNVILPKKGSVEIYVTIVSPCVLLVLVLILAAVYCLWTW, from the exons ATGACTTCACAGAGTTGCCAGAGGGGTCCAGAGAGTGCACACATGCCCCACAAGGGGCCATGCCATACCATTCTCTGCAGTCCTGGCTCTTCACTGTGTGGCAGCAGCCTAGGACCACCCAAGAAACCTGGAGGGCACAGCAATCCAGCCAAGTCCAGCACTGTGGTCTCATCATGGGTTGCAGGGTGCCAGGCTGGCTTGCTGGGGTTGCTGTTGTTACTTCTGTGGTGCATGTCCATGGCAG GTGGGCTGGAAGTGAAGACCGCAGAGGAGACACAGATAGTATTCCTACATGCCAATGTCACTGTACCCTGTGAAATCCCTGGTTCACCCCACCTGGACATCAAGACTGTGGGAATCATCTGGTCTTTTAAGAATGTGTGGAATGAATCCGAGGTCCCAATATATGAGCTTTATGGAAATCACCTAAAGGTGTTACGACCTGGAGCCaatgtgtcactgttggggctAGAGCGTGGAGATGCCTCGCTCCATCTGCCTAGGATCAAGCTCAGTGAAGCAGGGGAATACCGATGCAAGCTGGTGGTCACCCCAGAACATGCAGAGGGGATGACCAGGGTAGACGTTGTGG CTGACCCGGCCATAGAATTTTTTGTGATACCAGCTACAGAGAGAATTGGTGAACGGCTCATATGCAAGCTAGATGGATTCTACCCAGAAGCCTTTGACATAAAGTGGGAGAGACACAGCCTGAAGGACTCCCATTTCCAAGTGATTACTGAGGGTGTAATCACTGGCCCCACTGTGAGGAATGATGATGGCACCTTCAGTGTTACCAGCTCCTTGGCCCTGAAACCAGCTCCGGGAGACCATGGGATTATCTACTACTGTGTGGTGTCACACAGATCCTTGCTTGTCCCCAAGAAGCTTAATGTTATACTGCCTAAGAAAG gaTCTGTGGAGATATATGTTACCATTGTTAGTCCCTGTGTTCTGCTGGTTTTAGTACTCATTTTAGCAGCAGTTTATTGCCTCTGGACATGGTAA